TTCATAAAATTACAAATTCACAAATTTAAACGCAAATAACACAAATTAGGAAAAAATTTAAAATATATTTGTGTAATTTGTAGCGAATTTGTGAATTTGTAATTATTTTTCTTCAATTGTGATTTTTCTGACTATTTTTGTTATATCCCTTTCTATTTTTTCCAGCCGGAGCCTTAACCTGAAGACGAAATAAAATAAAATGACGATGGCAATGTAAATTAGGACATCAATGCCCGAAGCGGAAAAGCCAAGGCTCGCAACCAATTTGTCTATCCATTTCAAAGCGATTATTGCCCCGGCGGCCAAAAACCAAAAAACCAGCCAAAAAAAGAATTCATTGGCGCCTATTTGCTTTTTCTGTTTTTGCCAGAAAAGGCGGGCCAAGAAAAAAGCGATAATTATTAAAGCGATTATTTGTTGCAGCATTTTTTCGCATAACGCGTAACGCATAACGCGTAACGCATCAAAGTTAATTTATTAGTCTAGCCAGTATTAAATCTTTTATAATTTTTAAGCCGCCGCTAAATCGTTGGCCGAAATTATTGTAAATAACAGTTACCGGAATTTCTTTTATTTTCAGGCCGCTAGAAAAAGCCTTAGAAATTATTTCCGTGTTGTGGGCCATGCCGTCCTGCTCAATTTTTATTTCTTCAGCCGCCTTTTTTGACATTGCCCGAAAGCCGTTCTGCGGATCAGTTAAGGTGGAGCCGGTAAATATTTTATTTATCAGGTGCGCCAGAGGAATAATGACGTACTTTTTAAAAGGCGGCATGTTTGACTTTTTGCCCAAAAAGCGCGAACCGAAAACTATGTCGGCTTGTCCTTCTTGGATAGGGGAAACGATGTCTTCTATTTCTCCGGGCAGAAACTGGCCGTCAGCGTCAAAGTGGACAATGATATCGCCGCCGGCTTTTAGAGCGTATTGGTTTCCGGTTTCCAGGGCCGCCCCCTGGCCGCGGTTTATAAGATGGGACAAGACTCTTACGCCTTTGGCTCTCGCCAGTTTTCCGGTTTCGTCAGAAGAACCATCATCAACCACCACCACCTCGCTGACTAAGGGCTTTACTTTATCTATTACTTCGCTGATAGTCTCCTTTTCGTTATAAGCCGGAATTACGCAAAATATTTTCATAGTCCAATATTTTATTACAAATACACAAATATTATCACAAATAACACAAATAGAAATCAAAGTGTTATATAATATTTGTGAATTTGTGAAAGATTTGTAATTTGTAATTAGATTTATTCTTTTGTCACTCTCATTATTTCCTCAATCGTGGTAATGCCGTTTTTGGCCTTTATGAAGCCATCCTCTATTACAGTGAGCATTTTTTGTTTCTCCGCTTGTTTTTTTATCTCGACGGCATTGGCTTTTCTTAAAATAAGTTCCGCCACTTCGGGAGTTATTTCTAGAGTTTCGTAAATTCCTATGCGCCCCTTATAGCCGGTATTGTTGCATTTTTTGCAGCCTTTGCCGCGGTAAAAAAGAATAGACTCCAGCCCCTTTTTGGAACTGACAATGGCTTTTTCCTCTTCCAGGGTTTTTAACAGATTGCCGATATTAAGAAATTTATTCAGTTCTTCTATGGCCTGTTTGTCCAAATTATAGCTTTGAATGCAGTTTGGGCAGATTTTTCTCACTAAACGCTGGGCGATAATGACATTAGTCGTTGTCGCGATTAAAAATGAAGGGACGCCCATGTCGCTCAAGCGGGGCAGGGTGGTAACAGCGTCATTGGTGTGAAGAGTGGAAAGGACAAGGTGGCCGGTCATAGCGGCATGAACCGCGATTTCCGCGGTTTCCTGATCCCGAATTTCTCCGACCATAATGATATCCGGATCTTGGCGCAAAATAGAGCGCAGGCCGGTAGCGAAAGTAAAACCGATTTTAGGGTTGATTTGCGACTGGTTTACTCTCGGCATCCGGTATTCAATCGGGTCTTCAACTGTGGAAATATTCACTTCCGGGGTGTTTAGGAGATTAAGGATGGTGTAAAGAGTGGTGGTTTTTCCCGAGCCGGTCGGTCCGGTAACCAAAATCATGCCATGCGGTTTTTTTATATTGTTTTTTATTATTTCCAAGCTACTGGGCTGAAAACCCAGTTGTTCCAGGTTTAAAATTTGGGCTTTTTCATTAAGCAAGCGCATCACGATTTTTTCTCCGTCAAAAGTCGGGATAATGGAAACGCGAAAAGAAACTTTGTATTCCTCGCTGGCAATTTTAAATCGGCCGTCCTGGGGCAGGCGGTGTTCATCAACTTTTAGGTTAGAAAGTATTTTTATTCTGGCGGCAATGCCGGACTGCACATTTTTTGGAAGAGTCATGACATTATGGAGAATGCCATCAATGCGATAGCGGACAATAATGTCTCTTTCCTCCGGTTCAATATGGATGTCAGAAGCTTCCTGGAAAATAGCGTATTCCAGCAAAGTATCCACAATCCTTACTACTGGCAGGTCTTCCGCCAGTTTTTTTAAATCTCCTTCCTTTTCTTTGCCGTTTTCTCCTTTCT
This portion of the Patescibacteria group bacterium genome encodes:
- a CDS encoding DUF2304 family protein; translated protein: MLQQIIALIIIAFFLARLFWQKQKKQIGANEFFFWLVFWFLAAGAIIALKWIDKLVASLGFSASGIDVLIYIAIVILFYFVFRLRLRLEKIERDITKIVRKITIEEK
- a CDS encoding glycosyltransferase family 2 protein; translated protein: MKIFCVIPAYNEKETISEVIDKVKPLVSEVVVVDDGSSDETGKLARAKGVRVLSHLINRGQGAALETGNQYALKAGGDIIVHFDADGQFLPGEIEDIVSPIQEGQADIVFGSRFLGKKSNMPPFKKYVIIPLAHLINKIFTGSTLTDPQNGFRAMSKKAAEEIKIEQDGMAHNTEIISKAFSSGLKIKEIPVTVIYNNFGQRFSGGLKIIKDLILARLIN
- a CDS encoding GspE/PulE family protein, encoding MLSREQIKNILIKAEILTDGDFDKFAQEAENSGKKIENYLLEKKVITPLSLYESAAQFFNIPFVNLKGQTIRKDILFSIPEPIATTHDLIAFDGDDKEIKIATLNPNDLEIFEFIRKKTGLVPKIYLTTPDSIKENLKQYHKGLKAEFDYLTKGAQKGENGKEKEGDLKKLAEDLPVVRIVDTLLEYAIFQEASDIHIEPEERDIIVRYRIDGILHNVMTLPKNVQSGIAARIKILSNLKVDEHRLPQDGRFKIASEEYKVSFRVSIIPTFDGEKIVMRLLNEKAQILNLEQLGFQPSSLEIIKNNIKKPHGMILVTGPTGSGKTTTLYTILNLLNTPEVNISTVEDPIEYRMPRVNQSQINPKIGFTFATGLRSILRQDPDIIMVGEIRDQETAEIAVHAAMTGHLVLSTLHTNDAVTTLPRLSDMGVPSFLIATTTNVIIAQRLVRKICPNCIQSYNLDKQAIEELNKFLNIGNLLKTLEEEKAIVSSKKGLESILFYRGKGCKKCNNTGYKGRIGIYETLEITPEVAELILRKANAVEIKKQAEKQKMLTVIEDGFIKAKNGITTIEEIMRVTKE